In Lineus longissimus chromosome 13, tnLinLong1.2, whole genome shotgun sequence, one genomic interval encodes:
- the LOC135497852 gene encoding solute carrier family 49 member 4 homolog: METVSVSSIESDILEEEEGDVVDNLPDILVRQPRRMAPNFSSVRTSRRRTSAPALYHADTEPLLWDRSFQRRQSVTLPEDVEQILPNKDVTAESLGLKPYKRRFYILFLVLWVTFCSGALISTFPAIAHSTQQVYEFTDGEVALLNNWASIGFVIGFFLMMWIVDHRGVRFATILTIIFLFIGAGTRCFVIFDRHLARWLFHVGNFFIGFSTTYLNIAPATLSAIWFPVNERTTATALTSIGALLGSAASGIVGPYVITEDIIKNCTNTTNSSLMQEHTSCERHPNDTKHIRNTQFHEFEIYLGAQTTFTALALVFILVYFPARPPTPPSLSASVQKLQFRHGLLVILKMKDFLLLCIATACPYGVYLAWLALLDINLKDLDIVQKEVGWLIGANLLSGVVLSVIIGRVADCCRRKLKWFMLIDVMLAILSLTWFSLQRYGFIWSSSITIYAAVILIGIAANSITPIVYEALLEMTHPVSEGITLGAMALFLNVTSLIILMLPMVPKVGAHWLNWCLLASYVIAMPLLCLYKQRYNRLMLDDLANTQTNDGVSERFEPSDAVNY, encoded by the exons ATGGAAACAGTTTCTGTCTCCTCTATTGAGTCGGATATTTtggaggaggaggaaggagaTGTTGTTGATAATCTTCCAGACATTCTTGTGCGTCAGCCACGCCGCATGGCACCAAACTTTTCCAGTGTGCGCACAAGTAGACGCAGAACAAGTGCCCCAGCATTGTATCATGCAGATACTGAACCACTTCTGTGGGACCGCTCCTTCCAACGGAGGCAGTCTGTGACGTTACCAGAGGATGTGGAACAGATCTTGCCTAACAAAGACGTTACGGCAGAGTCATTGGGATTGAAACCTTATAAACGGAGATT CTACATTTTGTTTCTGGTGCTATGGGTGACGTTTTGCTCTGGTGCTCTCATCTCAACGTTTCCAGCAATCGCTCACTCAACTCAACAGGTCTATGAATTTACTGATGGCGAGGTGGCTCTGCTGAATAATTGGGCGAGTATCGGCTTCGTGATCGGGTTCTTCCTCATGATGTGGATTGTTGATCATCGAG GTGTTAGGTTTGCCACAATATTGACAATCATCTTCCTCTTCATCGGAGCAGGGACGCGATGTTTCGTCATTTTCGATCGGCATTTAGCTAGATGGCTCTTCCATGTTGGAAACTTCTTTATAGGGTTTTCAACAACATACTTAAACATTGCTCCGGCGACTTTATCTGCAATATGGTTTCCTGTGAATGAACGGACGACAGCTACTGCCTTGACATCTATTGGTGCCCTGCTGGGTTCAGCAGCAAGTGGCATTGTGGGTCCTTATGTGATCACGGAAGACATAATCAAAAATTGTACAAATACAACTAATTCTAG tCTTATGCAAGAACATACATCTTGTGAACGTCATCCCAATGATACGAAACATATTCGAAATACACAGTTTCATGAGTTTGAGATTTATCTTGGTGCTC AAACGACCTTCACGGCGCTGGCTCTGGTGTTCATCCTCGTGTATTTCCCTGCCAGACCACCAACACCGCCCTCTCTTTCAGCGTCGGTGCAAAAACTGCAGTTCCGACACGGACTTCTTGTAATTCTTAA AATGAAAGACTTCCTCCTGCTATGCATCGCCACTGCCTGTCCATATGGGGTATATCTCGCCTGGTTGGCACTCCTTGATATCAACCTGAAGGATTTGGACATTGTACAG AAAGAAGTTGGCTGGTTGATAGGAGCAAATCTTTTATCTGGTGTTGTGTTGTCGGTCATCATTGGACGGGTAGCTGACTGCTGTCGACGGAAGCTCAAGTGGTTCATGTTGATAGATGTGATGTTAGCCATCCTGTCGTTAACGTGGTTCTCTTTACAAAGATATGGATTTATCTGGTCCAGCTCGA TCACAATCTATGCAGCGGTCATCCTAATAGGAATTGCAGCGAACAGTATAACCCCAATCGTGTATGAGGCACTACTCGAGATGACCCATCCCGTCAGCGAGGGTATAACACTCGGAGCCATGGCCTTGTTCCTCAATGTGACATCACTCATCATTCTCATGTTACCCATGGTGCCTAAAGTCG GTGCTCACTGGTTGAACTGGTGTCTCCTTGCTAGCTACGTGATCGCAATGCCTCTACTGTGCCTCTACAAGCAGAGATATAACAGACTGATGCTCGACGACTTGGCCAACACGCAGACGAATGACGGCGTTAGTGAGAGATTTGAACCAAGCGATGCTGTCAATTATTGA